The following are encoded in a window of Numida meleagris isolate 19003 breed g44 Domestic line chromosome 11, NumMel1.0, whole genome shotgun sequence genomic DNA:
- the TNNC1 gene encoding troponin C, slow skeletal and cardiac muscles, producing MDDIYKAAVEQLTEEQKNEFKAAFDIFVLGAEDGCISTKELGKVMRMLGQNPTPEELQEMIDEVDEDGSGTVDFDEFLVMMVRCMKDDSKGKTEEELSDLFRMFDKNADGYIDLEELKIMLQATGETITEDDIEELMKDGDKNNDGRIDYDEFLEFMKGVE from the exons GTTGAGCAGCTGacagaggaacaaaaaaatg AATTTAAGGCTGCCTTCGACATCTTCGTGCTAGGGGCAGAGGATGGCTGCATCAGCACCAAGGAGCTGGGGAAGGTGATGAGGATGCTGGGGCAGAACCCTACccctgaggagctgcaggagatgaTTGATGAGGTGGATGAGGACG GCAGCGGCACTGTAGACTTTGATGAGTTCCTTGTTATGATGGTCCGGTGTATGAAAGATGACAGCAAGGGAAAAACTGAAGAGGAACTCTCAGATCTCTTCAGGATGTTTGATAA GAATGCTGATGGCTACATCGATCTTGAGGAACTGAAGATCATGCTACAGGCAACTGGAGAGACAATCACTGAGGATGACATAGAAGAACTGATGAAAGATGGGGACAAAAACAATGATGGCAGGATTGACTATGACG AGTTCCTGGAGTTCATGAAGGGAGTTGAATAA